A region from the Tachysurus vachellii isolate PV-2020 chromosome 25, HZAU_Pvac_v1, whole genome shotgun sequence genome encodes:
- the eef1a1l3 gene encoding elongation factor 1-alpha-like, with the protein MAKEKIHINLVIIGHVDSGKSTTTGHLVYKCGGVDPRTLEKYEKAAAQMGKGSFKYAWVLDKLKAERERGITIDISLLKFNTQKYVFTIIDAPGHRDFIKNMITGTSQADAALLVVSAAKGEFEAGISRNGQTREHVLLAYTLGVKQLVVCVNKMDLTEPPFSQKRYEEVVKNVTVFIKKIGYDPAAVPFVPLSGWCGDNMLAPSQKMSWFKGWKIKRKDGFSTGKTLLEVLDSLYPPVRTASKPLRLPLQDVYKIGGVGTVPVGKIETGILKPGMVLTFSPAKLTAEVKSIEMHHQGLQTALPGHNVGFNIKNVAVKNLRRGDVAGNAQQDPPSDVNSFIAQVIILNHPGKIKSGYSPVLDCHTTHVTCSFAELQEKLDRRTGKKLEDLPPFLVSGDAATVKFVPIKPLCVESFFSYPPLGRFAARDLKQTVAVGVIKSVEKVNQARRTAQKVQALK; encoded by the exons ATGGCAAAAGAAAAGATTCACATCAACCTTGTTATTATAGGTCATGTTGATAGTGGAAAGTCAACCACCACTGGTCATCTTGTGTATaagtgtggtggtgttgatcCAAGAACCCTGGAGAAATATGAGAAGGCTGCAGCccag ATGGGGAAAGGTTCCTTCAAATATGCCTGGGTTCTTGACAAACTTAAGGCAGAACGAGAGCGTGGCATCACCATTGACATTTCCTTGCTGAAGTTCAACACTCAGAAGTATGTGTTCACAATAATTGATGCACCTGGTCACCGGGACTTCATTAAGAACATGATTACAGGAACTTCACAG GCTGATGCTGCTCTGCTGGTTGTATCTGCTGCAAAGGGTGAGTTTGAGGCTGGCATATCCCGTAATGGTCAGACAAGGGAGCATGTCTTGCTGGCCTACACCCTAGGAGTCAAGCAGCTTGTTGTATGTGTTAACAAAATGGACCTCACTGAGCCTCCTTTCAGTCAGAAACGTTATGAGGAAGTAGTAAAAAATGTAACAGTTTTTATCAAGAAGATTGGATATGACCCAGCTGCGGTGCCCTTTGTTCCCCTATCTGGTTGGTGTGGTGACAACATGCTTGCACCGTCACAGAAG ATGTCTTGGTTTAAGGGATGGAAGATCAAGAGAAAAGATGGCTTTTCAACTGGCAAGACACTGTTGGAAGTGCTTGATTCCTTGTACCCTCCAGTGCGCACTGCCAGCAAACCTCTTCGTCTACCACTTCAGGATGTCTATAAAATTGGAG GTGTTGGTACAGTTCCTGTGGGCAAAATTGAAACTGGGATTCTGAAGCCTGGGATGGTTTTGACCTTCTCACCAGCTAAGCTAACTGCAGAGGTTAAATCCATTGAGATGCATCACCAGGGGCTGCAGACGGCTCTGCCTGGGCACAATGTGGGCTTCAACATTAAGAATGTTGCAGTAAAGAACTTGCGACGTGGCGATGTAGCTGGTAATGCCCAGCAAGACCCACCATCTGATGTGAACAGCTTTATTGctcag GTTATTATTCTTAATCACCCTGGTAAAATCAAAAGTGGTTACTCTCCAGTGCTGGACTGCCATACCACCCATGTCACATGTAGCTTTGCAGAGTTGCAGGAGAAGCTTGATCGTCGCACAGGGAAGAAACTGGAAGACCTGCCTCCTTTCTTGGTCTCTGGAGATGCTGCCACAGTCAAATTTGTTCCGATCAAACCACTCTGTGTCGAGAGCTTCTTCAGCTATCCACCTTTAG GGCGGTTTGCTGCAAGAGACCTGAAGCAGACTGTTGCTGTTGGGGTGATTAAGTCTGTGGAGAAGGTGAATCAAGCAAGAAGGACTGCACAAAAAGTTCAAGCATTAAAATGA